In the genome of Xanthomonas translucens pv. cerealis, one region contains:
- a CDS encoding ferritin-like domain-containing protein — MTRSNTERLLKWLQDAYAMEQEASTMLTATAGRLEHYPQLKARIEQHITETKGQSEQVKRCIDLLGGTTPAIKGALASVMATVHAAGNSMMSDEVAKSLGISYAFEHLEVASYRALVIAAKQADQPQIAEICSAILDQEIAMAEWLIEHQEATVLAFLERERTDAETAKR; from the coding sequence ATGACCCGAAGCAATACCGAGCGCCTGTTGAAATGGCTGCAGGACGCCTACGCGATGGAGCAAGAAGCGAGCACGATGCTGACAGCCACTGCCGGACGCCTGGAGCACTATCCGCAACTGAAGGCGCGCATCGAGCAGCACATCACCGAAACCAAGGGCCAGTCCGAGCAGGTCAAACGCTGCATCGACCTGCTCGGCGGTACCACGCCCGCCATCAAGGGCGCGCTCGCCAGCGTAATGGCGACGGTTCACGCGGCCGGCAATTCGATGATGAGCGACGAAGTGGCCAAGAGCCTCGGCATCAGCTACGCATTCGAACACCTGGAAGTCGCCAGCTACCGCGCGCTGGTGATCGCCGCCAAGCAAGCCGACCAGCCGCAGATCGCCGAGATCTGCAGCGCCATCCTCGACCAGGAAATCGCAATGGCCGAGTGGCTGATCGAACACCAGGAAGCGACGGTCCTTGCATTCCTGGAACGCGAACGCACCGACGCCGAGACGGCCAAGCGTTGA
- a CDS encoding manganese catalase family protein, translated as MFMHNKRLMYTVRVAQPDPALASLMLEQFGGPQGELAAAMRYFTQAIGEVDPGRKDLLYDIATEELSHLEIIGSIIAMLNQGHKAVLSEGMVEAEQMRNLTRNNTTSQTQQILYGGGPALVNSSGVPWSAAYVDSIGEPTADLRSNIAAEARAKIVYERLINVTNDPGIVDALKFLMTREVAHQKSFEKALYAIEPNFPPGKLPGEPMFTDTFYDMSQGDGDINGPWNSGSQWQKVSDRNHQAAVDGGSGVPSVGLTPAEESALQALAARTVSQQDSDPTTGADLGAGPGAGSTKGNITL; from the coding sequence ATGTTCATGCACAACAAGCGGCTGATGTACACGGTGCGCGTGGCGCAGCCGGATCCGGCGCTGGCCTCGCTGATGCTGGAGCAGTTCGGCGGCCCGCAAGGCGAGTTGGCCGCGGCCATGCGCTATTTCACCCAGGCCATCGGCGAGGTCGATCCCGGCCGCAAGGACCTGCTGTACGACATCGCCACCGAAGAGTTGAGCCATCTCGAAATCATCGGGTCGATCATCGCCATGCTCAATCAGGGCCACAAGGCGGTGCTGTCCGAGGGCATGGTCGAGGCCGAACAGATGCGCAACCTGACCAGAAACAACACCACCAGCCAGACCCAGCAGATCCTGTACGGCGGCGGTCCTGCCCTGGTGAATTCCAGCGGCGTGCCGTGGAGCGCGGCCTATGTGGATTCCATCGGCGAACCCACCGCCGACCTGCGCTCCAACATCGCCGCCGAGGCACGCGCCAAGATCGTCTACGAGCGACTGATCAACGTCACCAACGATCCGGGCATCGTCGATGCCTTGAAGTTCCTGATGACCCGCGAGGTGGCGCACCAGAAGTCGTTCGAAAAGGCGCTGTACGCGATCGAGCCGAACTTCCCGCCGGGCAAGCTGCCGGGCGAGCCGATGTTCACCGACACGTTCTACGACATGTCGCAGGGCGACGGCGACATCAACGGCCCGTGGAACAGCGGCAGCCAGTGGCAGAAGGTGTCAGACCGCAACCACCAGGCGGCCGTGGACGGCGGCAGTGGCGTGCCGAGCGTGGGCCTGACTCCGGCCGAGGAAAGCGCGTTGCAGGCATTAGCGGCACGCACCGTGTCGCAGCAGGACAGCGATCCGACCACCGGCGCCGACCTGGGCGCAGGTCCGGGCGCGGGCTCGACCAAGGGCAACATCACCCTGTGA
- a CDS encoding nuclear transport factor 2 family protein, which translates to MRLRPLMLFALLAAGGAVAAADDDDAAVRAADARYWQAYNACDMRAMGELLTDDVEFYHDNTGLTASKPAVLHSLRNGPCADPAMHLRREAVATSLKFHPLAGGFALLSGTHRFYVQRNGKPESLDGQAEFTNLWQAVDGHWRMRRIYSYAHGAAAYVAPATHLTLAGDILAGYAGTYRGKKVGDIRVAVEGDHLKLTAGALVVTLRAESPTRFFAEERDLRFVFAPATDASVRQLSVYENGAIVETATAQ; encoded by the coding sequence ATGCGCCTTCGCCCTCTCATGCTGTTCGCGCTGCTGGCTGCGGGCGGCGCCGTCGCTGCAGCCGACGACGACGACGCGGCGGTACGCGCTGCCGATGCGCGCTACTGGCAGGCCTACAACGCCTGCGACATGCGCGCGATGGGCGAGCTGCTCACAGACGACGTGGAGTTCTATCACGACAACACCGGCCTGACCGCCTCCAAACCAGCGGTCCTGCACTCCTTGCGCAACGGCCCCTGCGCCGACCCTGCGATGCACCTGCGCCGCGAAGCGGTCGCCACCAGCCTGAAGTTCCATCCGCTGGCCGGCGGCTTCGCGCTGCTGTCGGGCACGCATCGCTTCTACGTGCAGCGCAACGGCAAGCCCGAATCCCTGGACGGCCAGGCCGAGTTCACCAATCTCTGGCAGGCGGTCGATGGCCACTGGCGCATGCGCCGCATCTACAGCTATGCGCACGGCGCGGCGGCGTACGTGGCGCCCGCCACGCACCTGACGTTGGCGGGCGACATCCTGGCCGGTTACGCCGGCACCTATCGCGGCAAGAAGGTCGGCGACATCCGCGTGGCAGTGGAAGGCGACCATCTGAAGCTCACTGCCGGCGCGTTGGTCGTCACCCTGCGCGCCGAATCGCCGACACGCTTCTTCGCCGAGGAACGCGACCTGCGCTTCGTGTTCGCGCCGGCGACGGACGCAAGCGTGCGCCAGCTGAGCGTGTACGAGAACGGCGCCATCGTCGAGACCGCAACCGCACAGTGA
- a CDS encoding C40 family peptidase: MLSLPRLLGRHLAKFLSKPRRHRSELPTSPPQLLQATLRKGDVLLVEGNSRFSTAIKYLSQSTWSHAALYIGDHLGAAADADAPTFCDVDINVGVRVVGLSDFAGLHTRICRPVGLGADEIDAVVDYMVSRVGNSYDLKNIFDLARYLIRTPPLPSSVKRRFLELGSGEPTKAICSTLLAQAFGSIRYPILPDIGSVPAPDAQDAEILHNRHHSLYLPRDFDVSPYFNVVKPRLQFGFDFHRLLWHGDAGVDVAQRQRVASVA, encoded by the coding sequence ATGTTGTCCTTGCCACGCCTGCTGGGTCGCCACCTGGCCAAGTTCCTGTCCAAGCCGCGCCGGCACCGTTCGGAACTGCCGACCAGTCCGCCGCAGTTGCTGCAGGCGACCTTGCGCAAGGGCGATGTACTACTGGTCGAAGGCAATAGCCGCTTCTCCACCGCGATCAAATACCTGAGCCAGTCCACCTGGTCGCACGCGGCGCTGTACATCGGCGATCACCTGGGAGCGGCAGCCGACGCGGATGCGCCGACCTTCTGCGACGTGGACATCAACGTCGGCGTGCGCGTGGTCGGCCTCAGCGACTTCGCCGGGCTGCATACGCGCATCTGCCGCCCGGTGGGGCTGGGCGCCGACGAGATCGACGCGGTGGTCGACTACATGGTCAGCCGCGTCGGCAACAGCTACGACCTGAAGAACATCTTCGACCTGGCGCGCTACCTGATCCGTACGCCACCTCTACCGTCGTCGGTGAAGCGCCGCTTCCTGGAACTGGGCAGCGGCGAGCCGACCAAGGCGATCTGCTCGACGCTGCTGGCGCAGGCCTTCGGCTCGATCCGCTATCCGATCCTGCCGGACATCGGCAGTGTGCCGGCACCCGACGCGCAGGATGCGGAGATCCTGCACAACCGCCATCACAGCCTGTACCTGCCGCGCGACTTCGACGTGTCGCCCTATTTCAACGTGGTGAAGCCGCGCCTGCAGTTCGGTTTCGATTTCCATCGCCTGCTCTGGCATGGCGATGCTGGCGTAGACGTGGCGCAGCGCCAGCGCGTCGCATCGGTTGCCTGA
- a CDS encoding diguanylate cyclase domain-containing protein, which yields MHMPPEQPAIDAARLELSQLRRQSLLARLELDRLQAELSALKDQAPLGLATDLQTANERLVLSMLRAQAQVVTYQLALDDANRQAKRDPLTGLPNRELLFERLNLAITTAHAQHHRIAVLFLDLNEFKQVNDLLGHATGDRFLRLAAERIGEIVDAHVTVARYGGDEFVVVLTGLSSDAYAAATATALIEAFERPAIAGEDTLRLGVSIGISLYPEHADSAEALLAHADDAMYCAKRLSTTRFEFYDPRLVADLHAHRNALGANARALGARAASDADASEQHAQLRQANERLVLAALSAQELHAGAQKAYQRQSEFLAFVAHELRNPLTPIRAAGSMLATLPPDDLLRMQRIIEHEVVHMTRLIGDLLDLSRLHTGKLRLVLEAMDLCEIVLGAVDACRPAIAARMQTLALTIPEHALMMHGDRVRLSQVVRNLLDNASKYTAEHGRLTLDLQQVADQALLVVSDTGIGISAQALPLVFEPFVQDMHAVGFDSAGMGIGLTVVREIVTAHGGMVVATSAGVDGGSTFRVSLPL from the coding sequence ATGCACATGCCCCCCGAACAGCCCGCCATCGACGCGGCCCGGCTCGAACTGTCGCAGCTGCGCCGCCAGTCGCTGCTCGCGCGACTGGAACTGGACCGATTGCAGGCGGAACTGAGCGCACTGAAGGACCAAGCGCCGCTCGGACTTGCGACCGATCTTCAGACCGCCAACGAACGCCTGGTGCTATCCATGCTGCGCGCCCAGGCGCAGGTGGTCACCTACCAACTGGCGCTGGACGACGCCAACCGCCAGGCCAAGCGCGACCCGTTGACCGGCCTGCCGAACCGCGAACTGCTGTTCGAACGGCTCAATCTGGCGATCACCACCGCGCACGCGCAACACCACCGCATCGCCGTGCTGTTCCTGGATCTGAACGAGTTCAAGCAGGTCAACGATCTGCTCGGACACGCCACCGGCGACCGCTTCCTGCGCCTGGCCGCCGAACGCATCGGCGAGATCGTCGATGCGCACGTCACGGTGGCGCGTTACGGCGGCGACGAGTTCGTGGTGGTGCTGACCGGATTGAGCAGCGACGCCTATGCTGCGGCGACCGCCACGGCGCTGATCGAAGCCTTCGAACGGCCCGCGATCGCCGGTGAGGACACGCTGCGGCTCGGCGTGAGCATCGGCATCAGTCTGTATCCGGAGCATGCCGACAGCGCCGAGGCCCTGCTGGCGCATGCCGACGATGCCATGTATTGCGCCAAGCGCCTGTCGACCACGCGCTTCGAGTTCTACGATCCACGCCTGGTCGCCGACCTGCACGCGCATCGCAATGCCCTGGGCGCAAACGCACGCGCGCTCGGCGCAAGGGCGGCATCGGATGCAGATGCGAGCGAGCAGCACGCGCAGTTGCGCCAGGCCAACGAGCGCCTGGTGCTGGCGGCCTTAAGCGCGCAGGAGCTGCACGCCGGCGCGCAGAAGGCCTACCAGCGGCAGAGCGAGTTCCTGGCCTTCGTAGCGCACGAGTTGCGCAACCCGCTGACGCCGATCCGCGCCGCCGGATCGATGCTGGCCACCTTGCCACCCGACGATCTGCTGCGCATGCAACGGATCATCGAGCACGAGGTCGTGCACATGACCCGCCTGATCGGCGACCTGCTCGACCTATCGCGGCTCCACACCGGCAAGCTGCGCCTGGTCCTGGAGGCGATGGACCTGTGCGAGATCGTCCTGGGCGCGGTCGATGCCTGCCGCCCGGCGATCGCCGCGCGCATGCAGACCCTGGCGTTGACCATCCCCGAGCACGCGCTGATGATGCACGGCGACCGCGTGCGCTTGTCGCAGGTGGTGCGCAATCTGCTCGACAACGCCTCCAAATACACCGCCGAACACGGCCGCCTGACGCTGGACCTGCAGCAGGTCGCCGACCAGGCGCTGCTGGTCGTCTCCGACACCGGCATCGGCATCTCCGCGCAGGCCTTGCCGCTGGTCTTCGAACCGTTCGTGCAGGACATGCACGCGGTCGGTTTCGACAGCGCCGGCATGGGCATCGGACTGACCGTGGTCCGCGAGATCGTGACCGCGCACGGCGGCATGGTGGTCGCCACTAGCGCCGGCGTGGACGGCGGCAGCACGTTCCGCGTGTCGCTGCCGCTGTAG
- a CDS encoding methyl-accepting chemotaxis protein, whose product MRRRIANLPMTRKFVVLCTLLAIGVILLAVAAARLQYLDLVDARKQTVKTQVDMGMSVLQHYAEQAKRGEITEAQAKQAAKAALADMKTNGGVDYFFIVDPQMRILMHPKRKVGTDMTDYKSDAGEYVYRDIRTAVTSGDGFSYYTSPKPGKKEQLPKISYAKLYPQWNWVLVMGVYAEDIQVEALGFTKILTIIGAALVGMVVGLCWLIASAIVTPLRAATRTAEAIASGRFDNTIKVESRDETGQLMTSMQQMQTQLQRFNGEMQTLVQLQQGDDISHRMPEDFPGDYGTLARGMNTALFEHLDAIIEAMAIMGEYGRGDLRRDMRRLPGQRAALHEALDAVKRNLSAINGDIARLADAAARGDFSARGDEARYQFAFKEMVEALNRLMRQAESGLTDVGRIMGAIADGDLSQRVEVRYEGAFGQLADAANRTAEQLTTIVQGIQRSVESINTAAGEIASGNSDLSVRTEQQAASLEETAASMEELTSTVKQNADSARQANQLVLGAGEVAESGGRVVEDVVTTMASISAASTRIADIIGVIDGIAFQTNILALNAAVEAARAGEQGRGFAVVASEVRSLAQRSAAAAKEIKTLISDSVQEVQQGTALVARAGTTMAEVVTSVKRVTDIMAEISAASAEQSSGIEQVSKTVMQLDEATQQNAALVEEATAAAKSMEDQASDLTHAVAVFRLAGGAQPLAAAVSRPLAAQPPVGRAVAARAPIKKASAPAPRPLARSKPSGTLVESAEWEEF is encoded by the coding sequence CTGCGTCGCCGCATCGCCAACTTGCCGATGACGCGCAAGTTCGTCGTGCTGTGCACCCTGCTCGCCATCGGCGTGATCCTGCTCGCGGTCGCCGCTGCGCGCCTGCAGTATCTGGACCTGGTGGATGCGCGCAAGCAGACCGTGAAGACCCAGGTCGACATGGGCATGAGCGTGTTGCAGCACTACGCCGAACAGGCCAAGCGCGGCGAGATCACCGAGGCGCAGGCCAAGCAGGCGGCGAAGGCTGCGCTGGCCGACATGAAGACCAACGGCGGCGTCGATTATTTCTTCATCGTCGACCCGCAGATGCGCATCCTCATGCATCCCAAGCGCAAGGTCGGCACCGACATGACCGACTACAAGAGCGATGCCGGCGAATACGTGTACCGCGACATCCGCACCGCAGTGACCAGCGGCGATGGCTTCAGCTACTACACCTCGCCCAAGCCGGGCAAGAAGGAACAGCTGCCGAAGATCAGCTACGCCAAGCTGTACCCGCAGTGGAACTGGGTGCTGGTGATGGGCGTGTACGCCGAGGACATCCAGGTCGAGGCGCTGGGCTTCACCAAGATCCTGACCATCATCGGCGCTGCCCTGGTCGGCATGGTCGTCGGCCTGTGCTGGCTGATCGCCAGCGCCATCGTCACCCCGCTGCGCGCGGCCACGCGCACCGCGGAGGCCATCGCCTCGGGCCGTTTCGACAATACGATCAAGGTGGAGTCGCGCGACGAGACCGGGCAGCTGATGACCAGCATGCAGCAGATGCAGACCCAGCTGCAGCGCTTCAACGGCGAGATGCAGACGCTGGTGCAGCTGCAGCAGGGCGACGACATCAGTCACCGCATGCCGGAGGATTTCCCCGGCGATTACGGCACCCTGGCGCGCGGTATGAACACCGCGCTGTTCGAACACCTGGATGCGATCATCGAGGCGATGGCGATCATGGGCGAGTACGGCCGCGGCGATCTGCGCCGTGACATGCGCCGCCTGCCGGGCCAGCGCGCCGCGCTGCACGAGGCGCTGGATGCGGTGAAGCGCAATCTGTCGGCGATCAACGGCGACATCGCGCGCCTGGCCGATGCGGCAGCGCGCGGCGATTTCTCCGCGCGCGGCGACGAAGCGCGCTACCAGTTCGCGTTCAAGGAAATGGTGGAAGCGTTGAACCGGCTGATGCGGCAGGCCGAAAGCGGCCTGACCGATGTGGGCCGGATCATGGGCGCGATCGCCGACGGCGATCTGTCGCAGCGCGTGGAGGTGCGCTACGAGGGCGCGTTCGGGCAGCTGGCCGATGCCGCCAACCGCACCGCCGAACAGCTGACCACCATCGTGCAAGGCATCCAGCGCTCGGTCGAGTCGATCAACACCGCGGCCGGCGAAATCGCCAGCGGCAATAGCGATCTGTCGGTGCGCACCGAGCAGCAGGCGGCGAGCCTGGAAGAGACCGCCGCGTCGATGGAAGAGCTGACCTCCACGGTCAAGCAGAACGCCGACAGCGCGCGCCAGGCCAACCAGCTGGTGCTGGGCGCCGGCGAAGTGGCCGAGAGCGGCGGCCGCGTGGTCGAGGACGTGGTCACCACGATGGCCTCGATCAGCGCTGCCTCCACGCGCATCGCCGACATTATCGGCGTGATCGACGGCATCGCGTTCCAGACCAACATCCTGGCGTTGAACGCTGCGGTGGAAGCGGCGCGTGCCGGCGAGCAGGGCCGCGGCTTCGCTGTCGTCGCCTCGGAAGTGCGCTCGCTGGCGCAGCGTTCGGCGGCGGCGGCCAAGGAGATCAAGACGCTGATCTCCGACTCGGTGCAGGAAGTGCAGCAGGGCACGGCCCTGGTCGCGCGCGCCGGCACCACCATGGCCGAGGTGGTGACCTCGGTGAAGCGGGTCACCGACATCATGGCCGAGATCTCCGCGGCCAGCGCCGAGCAGAGCTCGGGCATCGAGCAGGTTAGCAAGACGGTGATGCAGCTGGACGAGGCCACGCAACAGAATGCGGCGCTGGTGGAGGAAGCCACTGCGGCGGCGAAGAGCATGGAAGACCAGGCCTCGGACCTGACCCATGCGGTGGCGGTGTTCCGTCTCGCCGGTGGTGCCCAGCCGCTCGCTGCGGCCGTGTCCCGGCCGCTGGCGGCGCAGCCGCCGGTTGGCCGGGCGGTGGCCGCGCGCGCGCCGATCAAAAAAGCGTCCGCACCGGCGCCGCGTCCGCTGGCGCGCAGTAAGCCCAGCGGCACGCTGGTGGAAAGCGCGGAGTGGGAAGAGTTCTGA
- a CDS encoding YciE/YciF ferroxidase family protein — protein MAIKTIDDLFLHELSDIYSAEKQLTKALPKLARASTNPALRAAFEAHLEETQGQIERIDQIVEKLELRLKRIKCAAMEGLVEEGKEVIESIEAGPVRDAALIGGAQKVEHYEIASYGTLAAMARQLGKTDALKLLLETLQEEKSTDEKLTLLAEQGGNQAAAQKRKAA, from the coding sequence ATGGCCATCAAGACCATCGACGACCTGTTTCTGCACGAACTGTCCGACATCTACAGCGCGGAGAAGCAGCTGACCAAGGCGCTGCCGAAACTGGCCCGCGCTTCCACCAATCCGGCCCTGCGTGCGGCGTTCGAAGCGCATCTGGAGGAAACCCAGGGCCAGATCGAGCGTATCGACCAGATCGTGGAAAAACTCGAGCTGCGCCTGAAACGCATCAAGTGCGCGGCGATGGAGGGCCTGGTGGAGGAAGGCAAGGAAGTGATCGAATCGATCGAGGCCGGCCCGGTGCGCGATGCGGCGTTGATCGGCGGCGCGCAGAAGGTGGAGCACTACGAGATCGCGTCCTACGGCACGCTGGCGGCAATGGCCAGGCAACTGGGCAAGACCGATGCGCTCAAGCTGCTGCTGGAGACGCTGCAGGAAGAGAAGTCCACCGACGAAAAGCTGACCCTGCTCGCCGAGCAAGGCGGCAACCAGGCGGCTGCGCAGAAGCGCAAGGCCGCCTGA
- a CDS encoding SOS response-associated peptidase gives MRRFVQAFGVEDVLPARLDPPLRAALAAFPDHYNLGKGDIASVILCHEGIAGVQRLQWGIVPRWSKTPHTPYTTVTARLERAARSRIFAAPWKSQHCVIPLCGYYKWDRSRKPAQPYYIHHAQGEVLLAAGLWERWERGEPALLSFSVLTHANPAIPAPLTADGPIFLSGDRWRSWLCGPRLFPTAFLVRAPQPTLTAYPVSSAYRQRERNDYTLLEPVDAAAAWLDDGADAEEDEDDDSA, from the coding sequence ATGAGACGCTTCGTCCAGGCCTTCGGCGTCGAGGATGTCCTGCCCGCGCGGCTGGACCCGCCATTGCGCGCAGCGCTTGCGGCATTCCCCGACCACTACAACCTGGGCAAGGGCGACATCGCCTCCGTGATCTTGTGCCACGAAGGCATTGCCGGGGTGCAGCGTCTGCAATGGGGCATCGTGCCGCGCTGGTCGAAGACGCCGCACACGCCCTACACCACCGTCACCGCGCGGCTGGAACGCGCCGCGCGCAGCCGTATCTTCGCCGCACCGTGGAAGAGCCAGCACTGTGTGATCCCGCTGTGCGGTTATTACAAGTGGGACCGCAGCCGCAAGCCGGCGCAGCCTTACTACATCCACCATGCGCAGGGCGAGGTGCTGCTGGCGGCCGGACTGTGGGAACGCTGGGAACGCGGCGAGCCAGCCTTGCTCAGCTTCAGCGTGCTGACTCACGCCAATCCCGCGATTCCCGCGCCCCTGACCGCGGACGGCCCGATCTTCCTGAGCGGTGACCGCTGGCGCAGCTGGTTGTGCGGACCGCGCCTGTTCCCCACCGCGTTCCTGGTACGGGCGCCGCAACCGACGCTGACCGCCTATCCAGTGTCATCGGCGTATCGGCAGCGCGAACGCAACGACTACACCTTGCTGGAACCGGTCGACGCCGCTGCCGCATGGCTAGACGATGGCGCCGATGCGGAAGAAGACGAGGACGACGACAGTGCGTGA
- a CDS encoding SDR family oxidoreductase, whose amino-acid sequence MPVPNYPYPPFKPQQQSFPGLTDKMDPRPDHGEDSYVGHGLLQGKRTLITGGDSGIGAAVAIAYAREGADVAIAYLPSEQHDAERIGQLIETAGVRVLLQPCDISDRAQAHRLIETVTGAFGGLDVLVNNAAYQRYFHSFDEITLDEWEKTFATNVHAVFHLVRLAVPHMPEGGSIINTASVNSKKPTPNILPYSTTKGAVANMTIGLAGMLADKKIRVNAVLPGPIWTPFIPAGMDEDSVKEFGTQTPFGRPGQPAELASAYVLLAADTSSYTSGALLTIAGGAATL is encoded by the coding sequence ATGCCGGTTCCGAATTATCCCTACCCGCCCTTCAAACCCCAGCAGCAGTCGTTTCCCGGGCTGACCGACAAGATGGATCCGAGACCGGACCACGGCGAGGACAGCTACGTCGGCCACGGCCTGCTGCAAGGCAAGCGCACGCTGATCACCGGCGGCGACAGTGGCATCGGTGCCGCGGTGGCGATCGCCTATGCGCGCGAAGGCGCCGATGTGGCCATCGCCTATCTGCCCAGCGAGCAGCACGACGCCGAGCGCATCGGCCAGTTGATCGAAACTGCCGGGGTCCGCGTGCTGTTGCAGCCCTGCGACATCAGCGACCGCGCGCAGGCGCACCGGTTGATCGAAACCGTGACCGGTGCCTTCGGCGGACTCGACGTGCTGGTCAACAACGCCGCCTACCAACGCTATTTCCACAGCTTCGACGAGATCACCCTGGACGAGTGGGAGAAGACCTTCGCCACCAACGTGCACGCGGTCTTCCACCTGGTGCGGCTGGCGGTACCGCACATGCCCGAGGGCGGTTCGATCATCAATACCGCCTCGGTCAATTCCAAGAAGCCGACACCCAACATCCTGCCGTACTCCACCACCAAGGGAGCGGTGGCGAACATGACCATCGGCCTGGCCGGGATGCTCGCCGACAAGAAGATCCGGGTCAACGCGGTGCTGCCCGGTCCGATCTGGACGCCGTTCATCCCTGCCGGCATGGACGAAGACTCGGTGAAGGAATTCGGCACGCAGACCCCGTTCGGCCGCCCCGGGCAGCCGGCGGAACTGGCCTCGGCCTATGTGCTGCTCGCGGCCGATACGTCCAGCTATACCTCCGGCGCCTTGCTCACCATCGCTGGCGGTGCGGCGACGCTGTAG
- a CDS encoding DUF6766 family protein, whose translation MFWKRNGLSLVLLGLTLLFMAGQAFSGHFAYNDELRQYRQAPLMFWEYLHSGHFIGALFENRESEFLQMGMYVLLTVKLRQWGSAESRSLSPEDEHETIAPGPTPWPVRAGGVWLKVYEHSLVLAFGVLFLSSFVLHALGSWRHELAERAMQRLPSISLFEHVTGAQFWFESMQNWQSEFLAVFALVALTIWLRQKDSPQSKPVRAPHAQTGD comes from the coding sequence ATGTTCTGGAAACGCAATGGCCTGTCGTTGGTGCTGTTGGGGCTGACCCTGTTGTTCATGGCCGGCCAGGCGTTCAGCGGCCACTTCGCCTACAACGACGAATTGCGCCAGTACCGGCAGGCGCCGCTGATGTTCTGGGAATATCTGCACAGCGGCCATTTCATCGGCGCGTTGTTCGAGAACCGGGAAAGCGAGTTCCTGCAGATGGGCATGTATGTGCTGCTGACGGTGAAGCTGCGGCAGTGGGGTTCGGCCGAATCGCGGTCGCTGTCGCCCGAGGATGAGCACGAGACCATCGCGCCAGGGCCCACGCCGTGGCCGGTGCGCGCCGGTGGCGTGTGGCTGAAGGTGTACGAGCACTCGCTGGTATTGGCGTTCGGCGTGTTGTTCCTGAGCAGCTTCGTGCTGCATGCGCTGGGCAGTTGGCGGCACGAACTGGCAGAGCGGGCGATGCAGCGGTTGCCTTCGATTTCGTTGTTCGAGCATGTGACCGGCGCGCAGTTCTGGTTCGAGTCGATGCAGAACTGGCAGAGCGAGTTCCTGGCCGTGTTCGCGCTGGTGGCGCTGACCATCTGGCTGCGGCAGAAGGATTCGCCGCAGTCCAAGCCGGTGCGCGCGCCGCACGCGCAGACCGGCGACTGA